One stretch of Zerene cesonia ecotype Mississippi chromosome 20, Zerene_cesonia_1.1, whole genome shotgun sequence DNA includes these proteins:
- the LOC119835332 gene encoding probable nuclear transport factor 2: protein MALNPQYDAIGKGFVQQYYTLFDDPAQRQNLANMYNVESSFMTFEGVQLQGAVKIMEKLNALTFQKIGRIITSVDSQPMFDGGVLINVLGRLQCDDDPPHPYMQTFVLKPLGDSFFVQHDIFRLGIHDIA from the exons ATGGCGCTTAATCCACAATACGATGCAATTGGTAAAGGTTTTGTGCAACAATATTATACTCTATTCGATGATCCGGCACAACGGCAAAACCTTGCTAATATGTACAAC gTCGAATCTTCGTTTATGACTTTTGAAGGAGTTCAACTTCAAGGTGCTGTTAAAATCATGGAAAAACTAAAT GCTTTAACTTTTCAAAAGATTGGAAGAATAATAACATCAGTTGATTCACAGCCTATGTTTGATGGTGGAGTTCTCATTAATGTTCTTGGAAGGTTGCAG TGTGATGACGATCCGCCACATCCCTACATgcaaacatttgttttaaagcCGCTTGGAGACTCGTTCTTTGTTCAACATGATATATTCCGTCTCGGCATCCATGATATcgcttaa
- the LOC119835331 gene encoding uncharacterized protein LOC119835331, whose protein sequence is MGDSPYLTCLVLYIFSFQIIVTNSRTSNIWKLDVEQGQIVDGTTITQDDSDKPKMSEEDVVFNIITSTVYYGNTWTKHSFDMFCTDCQLYEQQRSITDNNEEINQPETSNGEADDEYLDCGKAVNFTYYDNLVGVARRHRHPNVPEPQVALIFTKKKSYKNGVTELDINALEKRLKKAKREKPKSVQLYNQIGNFWRIKGDTRQSIECFRRALAVSPYNAEVLLNLARVLFTLQYLDDAIYLTRRSLEVQPPDRSAWQQYFTLGEIFKAYGHYQEAAVHLRHALDLRPDFEPALVALKDIENIPEATVHVYTLLIIVCLVMGVLLVILSSVDNGSEADEHKTQRHFNRAMAMRSLRGVVGARGRKKGGS, encoded by the exons ATGGGAGACTCGCCGTATTTGACTTGTTtggttttgtatatattttcgttTCAAATTATTGTCACTAATTCACGTACCTCTAATATTTGGAAGTTGGATGTTGAGCAAGGTCAAATTGTTGACGGAACTACTATAACGCAG GATGACTCTGACAAACCCAAAATGAGTGAGGAAGATGTTGTGTTCAATATTATCACATCAACTGTGTACTATGGCAACACTTGGACTAAGCACAGTTTTGATATGTTTTGCACTGACTGCCAGTTATATGAACAACAGAG gAGTATCACTGACAACAATGAAGAGATAAACCAGCCAGAAACAAGTAATGGAGAAGCTGATGATGAGTATCTGGATTGTGGAAAAGcagttaattttacatattatgacAACCTGGTTGGTGTGGCCAGGCGCCACAGACATCCTAATGTACCTGAACCACAA GTTGCCCTTATATTTACGAAgaaaaaatcatacaaaaatgGTGTAACAGAGTTAGATATTAATGCCTTAGAGAAGCGCCTTAAAAAGGCTAAAAGAGAAAAACCAAAGTCTGTACAGTTGTATAACCAAATTGGTAACTTTTGGAGAATTAAAGGTGACACAAGACAATCCATTGAGTGTTTTCGTCGCGCTCTTGCCGTCTCTCCATATAATGCAGAA GTGCTCCTAAATCTAGCGCGAGTGCTGTTCACATTGCAATATTTAGATGATGCAATATATTTGACGCGTCGATCGCTCGAAGTGCAACCGCCCGACCGCAGCGCATGGCAGCAGTACTTTACGCTCGGCGAAATATTCAAAGCATATGGACATTATCAG GAAGCAGCAGTACATCTAAGGCACGCGCTAGACCTCAGGCCGGACTTTGAGCCAGCGCTGGTGGCACTTAAAGACATTGAAAATATACCTGAGGCTACAGTTCATGTGTACACCCTACTTATAATCGTATGTTTG GTAATGGGTGTGCTACTAGTGATTCTATCGTCAGTGGACAACGGCAGCGAAGCGGACGAGCACAAAACGCAGCGTCATTTCAACCGCGCGATGGCGATGCGTTCGCTGCGCGGCGTGGTCGGTGCGCGCGGTAGGAAGAAAGGCGGCTCATAG
- the LOC119834987 gene encoding transcription initiation factor TFIID subunit 2 gives MKKERTGDNCRPFKLAHQILSLTGISFERRSVIGFVELTIVPLKDNLRIIRLNGKQCRIYRVCLNDQYEANFQYFDPFLDICQNDPNTRSLEVFSQYHLSAAQKIDPDHNSGELHIQVPDEAAHLVGEGRGLRIGIEFSLESPQGGMHFVVPEGEGTLVEKSAHMFTYGHSARLWFPCVDSFAEPCTWKLEFTVDESLTAVSCGELLDVVYTPDHRRKTFHYVVNTPACAPNIALAIGPFETYVDPFMNEVTHYCLPNLIQILKNTVRYLHEAFEFYEETLSTRYPYPCYKQVFVDETEDDATAYTTMSILSTHLLHSIAIIDQTYISRKAMAQAVAEQFFGCFITMQNWSDLWLAKGIPDYLCGLYSKKCFGNNEYRYLIHQELQDVVQYEEQYGGIVLDPWQPPASGARVEPKDVFYFPVRNVHTMSPKYIEVMRKKSHLVLRMLEQRIGQELLLQVFNKQLSLATNAANTKIGSGLWGHLLLSTNLFVKAIFTVTGKDMAVFVDQWVRTGGHAKFQLTSVFNRKRNTVELEIRQDSVHERGIRKYVGPLLVQLQELDGTFKHTLQIENTVVKADITCHSKSRRNKKKKIPLCTGEEVDMDLSAMDDSPVLWIRLDPEMSLLRSTVISQPDYQWQYQLRHERDVTAQSEAIDALHNYPEPATRMALTDTIENEQTYYKIRCRAAHCLTKVANAMISTWAGPPAMLTIFRKMFGSFSAPHIIKQNNFDNLQHYFLQKTIPVAMAGLRNIHGICPPEVVRFLLDLFKYNDNSKNHFSDNYYRAALVDALAATITPVISVLQPGAPITADSLSADTKLVLEEITRVLNLEKVLPCYKNTVTVSCLRAIRRLQQCGHLPSIPTVFRAYAQYGQYIDVRLAAFECLVDFVRVDGKPEDLSSLLTAVESDPDPGVRHGLARLLVAMPPFERAQRHRLDAEAVVHRLWNNVNSHLSNDARLRCDLVDLYYTLYGLKRPICVPLPEIQAMMKQMHSKERERVEKERERMEREKERQKELEMKPVIKQEIDETIVKREPDLMDTLPPRLDLPRDDNLPVPLSSIKEEDDKHVDVISVHDIPISNYGDDSKREFISDNAAPLPGIPGSSGPIGFEPGMFRHDLKDELGAPKAKKKKKDKKKHKHKHKHKHSSKEKSKEQKEKLSRPPSSTEHLRIREETRETLSSFSSSQSPSEDVSTMPTNMSF, from the exons atgaaGAAAGAGCGTACTGGCGACAATTGCCGcccttttaaatt AGCTCACCAAATTTTGAGCTTAACAGGAATAAGTTTCGAACGAAGAAGCGTTATT GGCTTTGTAGAACTTACCATAGTACCATTAAAAGACAACTTAAGAATCATTCGTCTAAATGGAAAGCAGTGTCGAATCTACAGAGTGTGTCTAAATGATCAATATGAAGCTAATTTTCAATACTTTGATCCCTTCCTGGATATTTGTCAGAATGATCCGAACAC GAGGTCATTGGAAGTTTTCTCTCAATACCATTTGTCTGCTGCCCAAAAGATAGATCCTGATCATAATTCTGGAGAGCTTCATATCCAAGTTCCTGATGAGGCGGCTCATTTAGTTGGTGAAGGCAGGGGTCTTAGAATCGGAATTGAATTCTCATTGGAGTCACCACAGGGTGGGATGCATTTTGTGGTGCCTGAAGGAGAGGGCACTTTAGTAGAg aaaTCTGCTCACATGTTTACCTATGGTCATTCAGCAAGACTTTGGTTTCCATGTGTGGACAGTTTCGCTGAACCATGCACTTGGAAGTTGGAATTCACAGTTGATGAGAGCCTAACAGCAGTGTCGTGTGGGGAGTTGCTAGATGTTGTGTACACCCCTGATCATAGACGAAAGACTTTCCACTATGTGGTTAATACTCCAGCATGCGCTCCTAATATTGCATTGGCAATTGG ACCATTTGAAACTTACGTAGATCCATTTATGAATGAAGTGACCCATTATtgtttaccaaatttaatacaaatattgaagAACACAGTGCGTTATCTGCATGAGGCTTTTGAATTCTATGAGGAGACCCTTTCAACTAGATATCCATACCCATGTTATAAACAAGTTTTTGTTGATGAG acAGAAGATGATGCCACAGCCTACACAACTATGTCAATACTTAGcacacatttattacattcaataGCCATAATAGACCAAACATATATTAGTCGAAAGGCCATGGCTCAAGCGGTGGCTGAACAGTTTTTTGGTTGCTTCATAACTATGCAGAATTGGTCTGATTTGTGGTTGGCTAAAGGAATACCGGATTATCTGTGTGGATTGTACTCCAAGAAGTGCTTCGGCAATAATGAATATAGGTATTTGATACATCAAGAATTGCAAGat gtTGTACAATATGAAGAGCAATATGGTGGCATAGTCTTGGACCCTTGGCAGCCGCCAGCCAGTGGGGCAAGAGTTGAGCCCAAGGATGTTTTCTACTTCCCTGTTAGAAATGTTCACACTATGTCACcaaaatatattgaa GTAATGCGTAAAAAGTCACATCTAGTGCTTCGTATGTTGGAACAAAGGATAGGTCAAGAACTGCTACTCCAAGTTTTCAACAAGCAACTTTCTTTAGCCACAAATGCTGCTAATACCAAAATTGGGAGTGGACTTTGGGGCCACTTATTGCTGTCCACGAATTTATTCGTAAAAGCGATTTTCACGGTGACTGGCAAAGATATGGCAGTTTTTGTTGATCAATGGGTCCGTACTGGAGGTCACGCTAAGTTTCAGTTAACTTctgtttttaatagaaagag AAATACAGTTGAGCTAGAAATCCGTCAAGACAGCGTGCATGAGCGCGGCATTCGCAAATATGTCGGTCCTTTGTTGGTACAGCTACAGGAGTTGGATGGAACGTTCAAGCATACCTTGCAAATAGAGAACACAGTTGTGAAGGCTGATATCACATGTCACAGTAAGAGTAGAAGGAATAAGAAGAAGAAGATTCCTTTGTGCACTGGTGAAGAGGTGGATATGGATCTGTCGGCTATGGA CGATTCTCCAGTACTCTGGATCCGCTTGGACCCAGAAATGTCGCTTCTACGAAGTACAGTGATATCCCAACCGGACTACCAGTGGCAGTACCAGTTACGTCACGAGCGTGACGTCACAGCACAAAGTGAGGCTATAGATGCCCTGCACAATTACCCAGAACCCGCTACCAGGATGGCTCTTACTGACACTATTGAGAATGAACAGACTTATTACAAGATTAGGTGCAGGGCTGCGCATTGTTTGACGAAG GTAGCAAATGCGATGATAAGTACATGGGCTGGTCCACCAGCAATGTTAACAATATTCCGCAAAATGTTTGGTTCTTTCTCAGCCccacatattattaaacaaaataattttgacaatCTTCAACATTACTTCCTGCAAAAGACCATTCCAGTTGCTATGGCAG GTTTAAGAAACATCCATGGTATATGTCCGCCAGAAGTGGTACGCTTCCTTTTGGatcttttcaaatataatgacAACTCGAAAAATCATTTCTCAGACAATTATTATAGAGCTGCGTTAGTTGACGCATTGGCGGCCACTATAACACCAGTTATTTCTGTTTTGCAACCG GGTGCACCAATAACAGCAGATTCGTTATCAGCAGACACAAAATTAGTGTTAGAAGAAATAACAAGAGTGCTGAACTTAGAGAAGGTGTTGCCATGTTACAAAAATACTGTCACCGTAAGTTGCTTACGGGCTATACGACGGCTGCAGCAGTGTGGCCACTTACCAAGTATTCCTACTGTTTTCAGAGCTTATGCGCAATACGGCCAGTATATTG ACGTGCGGCTGGCGGCGTTCGAGTGCCTGGTGGACTTCGTGCGCGTGGACGGCAAGCCGGAGGACCTGTCGAGCCTGCTGACCGCGGTGGAGAGCGACCCCGACCCGGGCGTGCGGCACGGGCTCGCGCGCCTGCTCGTCGCCATGCCGCCCTTCGAGCGCGCGCAGCGGCACCGCCTGGACGCCGAGGCGGTGGTGCACAG GCTATGGAACAACGTAAACAGCCACCTGTCAAATGACGCAAGACTGCGGTGTGATCTTGTCGATTTATATTACACGTTGTATGGCCTAAAGAGACCGATATGTGTTCCTCTGCCAGAAATACAGGCTATGATGAAACAGATGCACAGCAAGGAAAGAGAGAGGGTGGagaaagaaagagaaagaaTGGAGAGGGAGAAAGAGAGACAGAAGGAGTTGGAGATGAAGCCAGTTATTAAGCAGGAGATTGATGAG acTATAGTTAAACGCGAGCCGGACTTGATGGATACATTACCACCGCGTCTAGACTTGCCAAGGGATGATAACCTTCCCGTGCCGCTCTCCAGCATCAAGGAAGAGGATGATAAACACGTTGATGTCATTTCCGTGCACGATATTCCAATAAGTAATTATGGG GACGATTCGAAACGTGAGTTTATATCGGACAATGCGGCGCCTTTACCCGGTATACCCGGCTCTTCCGGGCCCATCGGCTTCGAGCCGGGCATGTTCCGGCATGACCTTAAGGACGAATTGGGAGCTCCTAAG GccaagaagaagaaaaaggaCAAAAAGAAGCACAAGCacaaacataaacacaaacacagCAGCAAGGAGAAGTCGAAAGAACAAAAAGAGAAATTATCGAGACCGCCGTCGAGTACAGAGCACTTACGTATCCGAGAGGAGACGCGGGAAACTCTTAGTTCGTTCAGCTCGAGTCAAAGTCCCTCTGAAGATGTGTCCACTATGCCGACGAATATGAGTTTTTAG